One window of Hujiaoplasma nucleasis genomic DNA carries:
- a CDS encoding proton-conducting transporter transmembrane domain-containing protein, protein MNIDQLPILNLILFILMALIIPLLKRRPFKITLILGFIVLIFVTISSGYLLWYVNNVRDISYTFGGHESRYGIEFLITPFSALFTIVVIVLADIIYIYSSGDATDGIEDTEYGRYYILLFILLLSMFGILYTNDLFNTYVFIEILSITTCAIISIKKKKDTYTSAFRYVMMNEIGSLSYLFGVGLIYMATGYTNITLVAEAVEVAFVNYPMNIIIALGFMVVGLGIKAAIFPFHIWLPDAHSSAPSTSSAILSAIVIKVYLLVLVKVLFNVFGVEILNEMNMPVILLILAASAMILGSVFAIAQKDVKRMLGYSSVAQVGYILLGIALVSFFGLRAAFFHIISHGLMKTALFLSVGEIIFYKKTRKVNDFDGMGFIMPLAMGVFSIAALGMIGIPLTSGFISKLNLGIAVLENNYIIFLVILIVSSLLNVIYYLPIIILAFLRNEKYHYRMTTIEKTPRTMIFPLIILGTVILLLGLFPNTIMPYIEAAAKVFFS, encoded by the coding sequence ATGAACATTGATCAATTACCAATTCTAAATTTAATATTGTTTATTTTAATGGCTTTGATCATACCATTATTAAAAAGAAGACCCTTTAAAATCACTTTGATTTTAGGTTTTATAGTTTTGATTTTTGTGACTATTTCTTCTGGATATTTATTGTGGTATGTGAATAATGTTAGAGATATTTCTTATACCTTTGGGGGTCATGAAAGTAGATATGGTATAGAATTTTTAATAACGCCTTTTTCTGCTTTATTTACCATTGTAGTAATTGTCTTGGCTGATATCATATATATTTATTCAAGTGGCGATGCTACAGATGGGATTGAAGATACCGAATATGGTCGTTATTATATATTATTATTTATTTTGCTTCTTTCAATGTTTGGTATTTTGTATACCAACGATTTATTCAATACTTATGTTTTTATTGAAATATTATCGATTACAACATGTGCAATTATTAGTATTAAAAAGAAAAAAGATACATATACTTCGGCTTTTAGATATGTAATGATGAATGAGATAGGTTCTTTATCTTATTTATTTGGTGTCGGATTAATTTATATGGCAACTGGTTATACCAATATTACTTTGGTGGCTGAAGCAGTTGAAGTTGCCTTTGTAAATTATCCTATGAACATTATTATCGCCTTAGGCTTTATGGTTGTTGGATTGGGTATTAAAGCAGCAATATTCCCTTTTCATATTTGGTTACCAGATGCTCATTCAAGTGCACCATCAACATCTTCAGCTATTCTTTCAGCTATTGTGATTAAGGTTTATCTCTTGGTTTTGGTTAAAGTTTTGTTTAATGTTTTCGGAGTAGAAATCCTTAATGAAATGAATATGCCTGTCATATTGTTAATTCTTGCGGCGAGTGCAATGATCTTGGGTTCTGTTTTCGCTATTGCTCAAAAGGATGTAAAAAGAATGCTTGGTTATTCATCGGTAGCTCAAGTAGGGTATATTTTGTTGGGGATAGCTTTGGTTAGTTTTTTTGGATTAAGGGCAGCTTTTTTCCATATAATATCTCATGGTTTAATGAAAACAGCTTTGTTCTTATCGGTGGGGGAAATCATTTTTTATAAGAAAACTAGAAAGGTTAATGACTTTGATGGTATGGGCTTTATTATGCCTCTAGCAATGGGGGTATTTTCTATTGCGGCCCTTGGTATGATTGGAATACCATTGACCAGTGGTTTTATTTCGAAATTGAATTTAGGTATCGCTGTTTTAGAAAATAATTATATTATATTTTTAGTAATTCTCATAGTTAGTTCTTTACTTAATGTCATCTATTATTTACCAATCATCATTCTTGCGTTTTTAAGAAATGAGAAATACCATTACCGGATGACAACGATTGAAAAAACGCCGAGAACAATGATTTTTCCTTTGATTATTTTAGGGACTGTGATTTTATTGTTGGGTTTATTCCCTAATACAATCATGCCTTATATTGAAGCAGCAGCTAAAGTATTTTTCTCTTAG
- a CDS encoding sodium:proton antiporter has translation MKIFEMILDNVNYIGAVALFLIGLRIVVLHTNLIKRIMGLNIMGTGVFLFFVAIGNVSGGVVPIVGANQENSVFVNPLPSVFILTGIVVVVSITVYSLSLVIRIYENYNTIDQRELSELISEENNEH, from the coding sequence ATGAAAATATTTGAAATGATTTTAGACAATGTCAATTATATAGGTGCTGTAGCCTTATTCTTAATAGGATTAAGAATTGTCGTTTTACACACCAACCTAATCAAAAGAATTATGGGATTAAACATTATGGGTACAGGGGTATTTTTGTTTTTTGTGGCCATAGGTAACGTCAGTGGTGGAGTGGTGCCAATAGTTGGCGCTAACCAAGAAAATTCAGTTTTTGTTAATCCCTTACCTTCTGTGTTTATATTAACTGGTATTGTTGTTGTAGTATCAATTACCGTTTATTCATTGAGTTTAGTTATTCGTATATATGAAAACTATAATACCATTGATCAACGAGAATTATCTGAATTAATAAGTGAGGAAAACAATGAACATTGA
- a CDS encoding MnhB domain-containing protein, which produces MNDIIIKNITKIVIPFAQVYGIFIILNGHISPGGGFAGGAIIGTTLILYTLVFGREKGKKKFSHKTSEIAESGGILFFVFIGVIGIFAGGYFLTNLEAGFFEGEIGQILSGGFIPLLMIGIGIKVASTMISLFNLLIDEEKI; this is translated from the coding sequence ATGAATGATATTATTATTAAAAATATTACTAAAATAGTAATTCCTTTCGCACAAGTTTATGGAATCTTTATCATTTTAAATGGCCATATATCACCAGGTGGTGGTTTTGCTGGAGGAGCAATTATTGGAACGACATTGATACTATATACTTTAGTTTTTGGACGAGAAAAAGGTAAGAAAAAGTTTTCTCATAAAACTTCGGAAATAGCGGAAAGTGGCGGTATATTGTTTTTTGTATTTATAGGTGTTATAGGAATATTTGCTGGTGGTTATTTTTTAACTAACCTAGAAGCAGGTTTTTTTGAAGGCGAAATTGGCCAAATTCTTTCTGGGGGCTTTATTCCATTATTAATGATTGGTATAGGTATTAAAGTTGCTTCTACTATGATATCTTTGTTTAACTTACTGATTGATGAGGAAAAAATATGA
- the mbhE gene encoding hydrogen gas-evolving membrane-bound hydrogenase subunit E — MKKVIANILFIILFIILVFAIFEMPTQASVDAPAYNDVVDYYIEEGAKETNASNLIAGILADYRGFDTLGETIVLFTSVVAVGSVLRSTKHDKELKKGVKIDE, encoded by the coding sequence ATGAAAAAAGTGATAGCCAATATCTTATTTATTATTTTATTCATTATTTTAGTCTTTGCGATCTTTGAAATGCCAACTCAAGCATCTGTTGATGCTCCAGCCTATAATGATGTTGTAGATTATTATATAGAAGAAGGAGCTAAAGAAACCAATGCTTCAAATTTAATCGCAGGTATTTTAGCGGATTATCGTGGATTTGATACATTAGGCGAAACCATCGTTCTATTTACTTCAGTTGTGGCAGTAGGTTCTGTTTTACGAAGTACCAAGCATGATAAAGAACTTAAAAAGGGTGTGAAGATAGATGAATGA
- a CDS encoding hydrogenase subunit MbhD domain-containing protein translates to MVYVNLLIVIFMIVCALAIGKIKDLIGAVVLFSAYSLMMSILWLLLNSPDVAITEAAIGAGVTSILFFAVISKTKRYEK, encoded by the coding sequence ATGGTTTATGTAAATTTGCTTATTGTCATTTTCATGATTGTATGTGCCTTAGCAATTGGGAAAATTAAGGACTTAATTGGTGCTGTTGTATTATTTTCAGCATATTCTTTAATGATGTCTATATTATGGCTTTTGTTAAATTCTCCAGATGTTGCGATTACGGAAGCAGCTATTGGTGCGGGTGTAACATCTATTTTGTTTTTCGCAGTCATTAGCAAAACAAAGAGGTATGAAAAATGA
- the mnhG gene encoding monovalent cation/H(+) antiporter subunit G, with amino-acid sequence MTIVLDIIIILFLIAGLFFFFVGVVGLLRMPNVFTRMHATTKCDTMGAGLVFAALIMWQGFSFISANILLILIFVWITNPTAAHAIAKTAYKRMEAEIDFDEDGE; translated from the coding sequence ATGACAATTGTATTAGATATTATCATTATTTTATTTTTAATTGCCGGCCTATTTTTCTTTTTCGTTGGTGTTGTTGGTTTATTAAGGATGCCTAATGTTTTTACAAGAATGCATGCAACAACAAAATGCGATACCATGGGTGCCGGTTTAGTTTTTGCTGCTTTAATTATGTGGCAGGGTTTCTCATTTATTTCAGCAAATATCTTATTGATTTTGATATTTGTATGGATTACAAATCCAACAGCTGCACATGCAATTGCAAAAACAGCTTATAAACGGATGGAAGCCGAAATAGATTTTGATGAGGATGGTGAGTAA
- a CDS encoding monovalent cation/H+ antiporter complex subunit F, with protein MIETALLIATIILVILTFVGLYRAVVGPTVEDRMVAINMIATKVTTIIVMIALLQNQKFFVDVALVYALLGFITTIGLAKLLMKGKLGK; from the coding sequence ATGATTGAGACTGCTTTATTAATTGCTACAATCATATTGGTGATTTTAACTTTTGTAGGTTTATATAGGGCTGTGGTAGGACCAACCGTTGAAGATAGAATGGTAGCTATCAATATGATAGCAACAAAAGTAACAACGATTATTGTGATGATTGCTCTTTTACAAAATCAAAAGTTTTTTGTTGATGTTGCTTTAGTTTATGCTTTATTAGGTTTTATTACTACGATTGGTTTAGCAAAATTATTGATGAAAGGAAAATTAGGAAAATGA
- a CDS encoding Na+/H+ antiporter subunit E produces the protein MKKRYGAFVLFVLLFVFWFILSFEFSLEVAIIGLLASLMVVFFNYDLVFNQQAITKLTIRTIIRFFVLIFILIYNIILSNIHVAKIVLSKKMPIDPGFVTIKQKLKKELNQSLYANAITLTPGTLTVDMNKDEIVVHGLLKKYVRDLEGSSLEKAFLDLEGVKNHD, from the coding sequence TTGAAGAAAAGGTATGGGGCTTTTGTTTTATTTGTTTTACTCTTTGTTTTTTGGTTTATTTTATCCTTTGAATTTTCTTTAGAGGTCGCTATTATTGGTCTTCTTGCGTCTTTAATGGTGGTTTTTTTTAACTATGATTTAGTCTTTAATCAGCAGGCAATAACAAAACTTACAATCAGAACAATTATTCGTTTTTTTGTTCTGATTTTTATTTTGATTTATAATATTATTTTATCTAATATTCATGTTGCTAAAATTGTATTAAGTAAAAAAATGCCTATTGATCCTGGATTCGTTACCATCAAGCAAAAGCTGAAGAAAGAATTAAACCAAAGTCTATATGCTAATGCGATTACTTTAACACCTGGTACTTTAACAGTTGATATGAACAAAGATGAAATAGTAGTTCATGGTTTATTAAAAAAATATGTAAGAGACTTAGAAGGGTCTAGTTTAGAAAAAGCCTTTTTAGACTTAGAAGGGGTGAAGAATCATGATTGA
- a CDS encoding iron-containing alcohol dehydrogenase — MKKLIFRIYQKIMYLMSFFISFKEPVVVNDLKDIIKILENSHQSKVMIVSDQYLSGTAKFKAFTDLLKAESIHYSLYNDTLPNPSIPMIEEALSIYKENQCQGIIAYGGGSVIDLAKALGARVVRPNKSIENMRGTLKILKKLPLLIAIPSTVGTGSEATLAAVVSNPRTKEKCALMDPVLMPKYAILDLSVVESLPPKLIAETGMDALTHAIEAYLGKANTRKTKKMALSAIKIIFNHLEKAYSGNIDSLGKMQVAAYQAGVAFTRAYVGNVHAIAHQLSAYYHLGHGYANAVILPYVLRYYHHSIDRKMAKIYDDVFGDSDLSLQDKSISVIEAIESLKDKLMIDSSFKGLIKEGDVLGIVEKAYKEANPLYPVPKIFDHQDFLNVIQMINQ, encoded by the coding sequence ATGAAAAAACTTATTTTTAGGATCTATCAAAAAATAATGTATTTGATGTCGTTTTTTATTTCTTTTAAAGAACCTGTTGTTGTTAATGATTTAAAGGATATTATAAAAATTTTGGAAAACTCTCACCAAAGTAAGGTGATGATAGTTAGTGATCAATATTTATCTGGTACTGCAAAATTTAAAGCGTTCACTGATCTCTTAAAAGCAGAATCAATTCATTATTCTTTGTATAATGATACTTTACCCAATCCAAGTATTCCTATGATTGAGGAAGCCTTATCTATATATAAAGAAAATCAATGCCAGGGAATCATTGCTTATGGTGGTGGTTCAGTGATAGATTTAGCAAAAGCATTAGGGGCTAGAGTTGTTAGACCAAATAAAAGTATAGAAAATATGAGGGGAACTTTAAAGATTCTTAAAAAACTTCCTTTGTTGATAGCTATACCTTCGACTGTAGGGACTGGTTCAGAAGCTACCCTAGCAGCTGTAGTATCAAATCCTAGAACTAAAGAAAAATGTGCACTCATGGACCCGGTTTTAATGCCAAAATATGCTATTCTTGATCTTAGTGTGGTTGAGTCTTTACCTCCAAAGCTAATCGCTGAAACTGGAATGGATGCTTTAACTCATGCCATAGAAGCATATCTAGGTAAAGCGAATACAAGAAAAACCAAGAAAATGGCTTTATCAGCTATAAAAATTATTTTTAATCATTTAGAAAAAGCTTATTCTGGAAATATTGATTCACTTGGAAAAATGCAAGTAGCTGCTTATCAAGCTGGCGTAGCTTTTACTAGGGCTTATGTAGGAAATGTTCATGCTATTGCTCATCAATTAAGCGCATATTATCATTTAGGTCATGGTTACGCAAACGCGGTTATATTACCTTATGTTTTAAGATATTACCACCATAGTATAGATAGAAAGATGGCTAAGATTTATGATGATGTATTTGGTGATAGCGATTTATCTTTACAAGATAAGTCTATTTCTGTGATAGAAGCAATTGAATCACTAAAAGATAAATTGATGATAGATTCTAGTTTTAAGGGTTTAATAAAAGAAGGAGATGTCTTAGGAATTGTTGAAAAAGCCTATAAAGAAGCAAATCCACTGTATCCTGTCCCTAAAATTTTTGATCATCAAGATTTCTTAAATGTTATACAAATGATTAACCAATAA
- a CDS encoding efflux RND transporter permease subunit, whose translation MKILIKNNARWYILVLTFVILIVSVILSFQIKTNYDMTEYLPKDSETRKGLLVLEDTFGNHASIELMIKDVSIGEAYEIKEDVLSVEGVLDVVWLDNYGDIVNHEDIDPLIKNNFYQGDNALMTLVFIEDAYHLDVEDSIIEIRQLLVDEDIYMRGEALNNIESRSIAQAEVYKIILIILPICFVILLFASKSWLEPLIVLFVLGIGVIVNLGTNALLPNISFITLTIASALQLAISLDYSLFFIHRYYELRDEGYEVLEAVNKAFKKSLPVITASAVTTMVGFLALLMMRYRIGLDIGLVLSKGIFLSYLSVIIILPAIIVVFNSLIDRFRHRHLMFHLGGFSKYLIRFRYIFLFLFLVLLSFGLIFQSKTDFLYGSSSYAGQESLVSKDKNEIREYFPEYQSLTILLKDSSKEQELALIAALSENDHVEKIDALYTVIDPMTPENMIPEPIKYQYVQNSFTRITLWTDILEENDSMFVFNDYVNKQVDLNYDEYYILGLISSTGEIKDTVLADTPIVMLVSVILIGIVLFLIFRKLWIPFILILVIEAAIWFNMSLLVMNDRQVIYIGYLVVMSLQLGATIDYAVLYASRYMENRQNMNKGESMAMALRKTSIPIMISGIVLASAGFTEMLFSHIEVVSDIGLLIGRGALLSLGFVLLFLPILLYLLDSIIINTNKG comes from the coding sequence TTGAAAATTTTAATTAAGAATAATGCAAGATGGTATATTTTGGTCTTGACCTTTGTCATTTTAATTGTATCTGTGATTTTATCATTTCAAATAAAAACCAATTATGATATGACTGAATATTTACCTAAAGATTCTGAAACAAGAAAAGGCTTATTGGTTCTTGAGGATACTTTTGGTAACCATGCAAGCATTGAGTTGATGATTAAAGATGTATCTATTGGTGAAGCTTATGAGATTAAAGAAGATGTTCTTTCTGTTGAAGGGGTGTTGGATGTTGTATGGTTAGATAATTATGGGGATATAGTAAATCATGAAGATATAGACCCCTTGATTAAGAATAATTTTTATCAAGGAGATAATGCTTTAATGACATTAGTTTTTATTGAAGATGCTTATCACTTAGATGTGGAAGACTCGATTATAGAAATTAGACAATTATTGGTAGATGAAGACATTTATATGAGAGGAGAAGCTTTAAATAATATTGAGTCAAGAAGTATTGCTCAAGCAGAGGTCTATAAAATTATTTTGATTATATTACCTATTTGTTTTGTCATTCTTCTCTTTGCTTCTAAGTCTTGGTTAGAGCCTTTGATTGTTTTGTTTGTTTTGGGGATAGGAGTTATTGTAAATCTAGGAACCAATGCTTTATTGCCAAATATATCATTCATTACTTTAACGATTGCTTCTGCCTTGCAACTGGCTATTTCATTGGATTATTCATTGTTTTTTATCCATAGGTATTATGAACTAAGAGACGAAGGATATGAAGTTTTAGAGGCTGTGAATAAGGCATTTAAGAAATCATTACCAGTCATAACAGCTTCAGCTGTCACAACCATGGTTGGATTTTTAGCTTTATTGATGATGAGATATAGAATTGGCTTGGATATAGGTTTGGTGTTATCGAAGGGTATTTTCTTAAGTTACTTATCAGTCATTATTATTTTGCCTGCCATCATTGTAGTTTTTAATTCTTTAATAGATCGCTTTAGACATAGACATTTGATGTTTCATTTGGGTGGATTTAGTAAGTATTTAATTAGATTTAGATATATTTTTCTTTTTTTGTTTCTTGTACTTCTAAGTTTTGGTTTAATTTTTCAATCAAAAACAGATTTTTTATATGGCTCAAGTTCTTATGCAGGACAAGAATCTTTGGTAAGTAAAGATAAGAATGAAATTAGAGAATATTTTCCTGAGTATCAAAGTCTTACTATATTGCTTAAGGATTCAAGCAAGGAACAAGAGCTAGCATTAATTGCGGCTTTAAGTGAAAATGATCATGTAGAAAAAATTGACGCTTTATATACAGTGATTGATCCTATGACTCCTGAAAATATGATACCTGAGCCTATAAAATATCAGTATGTTCAAAATTCTTTTACAAGGATAACTTTGTGGACGGATATTTTAGAAGAGAATGATTCAATGTTTGTTTTTAATGATTATGTTAACAAGCAAGTTGATTTAAATTATGATGAGTATTATATTTTAGGTTTGATTTCTTCTACAGGTGAAATCAAAGATACTGTTTTAGCTGATACACCTATTGTCATGTTGGTCAGTGTTATTTTAATTGGTATAGTATTATTCCTAATATTTAGAAAGTTATGGATACCTTTTATACTGATATTGGTTATAGAAGCCGCTATATGGTTTAATATGTCCCTGTTGGTTATGAATGATCGTCAGGTTATATACATTGGATATTTGGTGGTCATGTCCTTACAGTTAGGCGCCACGATTGATTATGCAGTTCTTTATGCAAGTCGATATATGGAAAATAGACAAAATATGAACAAAGGTGAATCAATGGCTATGGCTTTAAGAAAAACAAGTATTCCAATCATGATTTCAGGTATTGTTTTAGCATCTGCAGGTTTTACCGAAATGTTGTTTTCTCATATTGAGGTAGTTAGTGATATTGGTTTATTAATTGGTAGGGGAGCCTTATTAAGTTTAGGCTTTGTTCTATTGTTTTTGCCAATTTTATTATATCTTTTAGATTCAATCATTATAAATACTAATAAAGGCTGA
- a CDS encoding TetR/AcrR family transcriptional regulator — protein MQKNLDIKEKITQQAKYLLKTQGAFTIKEIADACFINIAAVNYHFGSKENLLNIVLQEIIDELKSLLTHAIDDLPKDSNNENTMEFILNLTYSFAIENIGIINYLFLQNEYQGENSHILIKEFFSDSPFTRDIYKKIAESTNTQDIETLRVKYLVLFSSFAIPLFIQILGTKNKTDILSLKTPSFRKKYIHELIKILY, from the coding sequence ATGCAAAAAAACTTAGATATTAAAGAGAAAATAACCCAACAAGCAAAATATTTGCTTAAAACCCAAGGAGCTTTCACAATCAAAGAAATTGCTGATGCATGTTTTATTAATATAGCGGCTGTTAATTATCATTTTGGTTCTAAAGAAAATTTATTAAATATTGTTTTACAAGAAATTATAGATGAACTAAAATCACTCCTTACACATGCTATTGACGACTTACCAAAAGATTCAAACAATGAAAACACCATGGAATTTATATTAAATCTAACTTACTCTTTCGCTATTGAGAACATAGGCATCATCAACTACTTATTCTTGCAAAATGAATATCAAGGAGAAAATTCTCACATTCTAATCAAAGAATTCTTTAGTGATTCACCTTTTACTAGAGACATCTATAAAAAAATAGCTGAATCGACAAATACTCAAGATATTGAAACTTTAAGAGTGAAATATCTAGTCTTATTTTCAAGTTTCGCAATCCCTCTATTTATTCAAATTTTAGGAACCAAAAATAAAACGGATATATTATCTCTAAAAACACCAAGTTTTAGAAAAAAATATATCCATGAGTTAATTAAAATTCTTTATTAA
- a CDS encoding YaaA family protein has protein sequence MKIIISPSKTQNESGLSHGQDKLIDRDKSLQLLSILKNLNKLEIKKIMKTSSKLTDEVYQMYHNFRENNPRYTSISLYSGLVFEQLELSTYNQNQMDYMNNNLLILSAMYGLLSPNIKIWPYRLDMTMKPNNINLYKFWQKTIEQYFNDQEWIINLASNEFSKMIKNHKDKMINIEFYQRKDDGKLRSLSYYAKKARGQFLNEMIKRQIKDIETIKTITIDGYHYSIEYSKDQNFVYIKN, from the coding sequence ATGAAAATTATAATTTCTCCTAGCAAAACGCAAAATGAAAGTGGACTAAGTCATGGTCAAGATAAATTAATTGATAGGGATAAGTCTTTACAATTGTTATCAATACTTAAAAATTTAAATAAATTAGAAATCAAAAAAATAATGAAAACCAGTTCAAAACTAACAGATGAAGTTTACCAAATGTATCATAATTTTAGGGAAAATAATCCTCGGTATACGTCTATTTCTTTGTATTCTGGACTAGTTTTTGAACAATTAGAATTATCGACTTACAATCAAAATCAAATGGATTATATGAACAATAATTTGCTTATCTTATCAGCTATGTATGGGCTTTTATCTCCGAATATAAAAATATGGCCATATCGCTTAGATATGACCATGAAACCTAATAATATTAATTTATATAAATTTTGGCAAAAGACCATTGAACAATATTTTAATGATCAAGAATGGATTATCAATTTAGCCTCGAATGAGTTTTCTAAAATGATAAAAAATCATAAAGATAAAATGATTAATATTGAGTTTTATCAGAGAAAAGATGATGGAAAATTAAGGAGCCTTTCTTATTACGCCAAAAAAGCGAGAGGTCAGTTCTTAAATGAAATGATTAAAAGGCAAATTAAAGATATTGAGACGATAAAAACAATTACCATTGATGGCTATCATTATTCTATCGAATATTCTAAAGATCAAAATTTCGTTTATATTAAAAATTAA
- a CDS encoding LTA synthase family protein, with translation MKKTKRKCSIVLYLMIFIFLAYLEMTIKLSVTSLKSEYIFQVIAFTASYSFFAFLFVRLLPRKIFKTFILVSIILITLLYFSQDIYYRILSSFFSFDIAGDAHKATAFTSRIFKNLTYVHIMYLVPIALVTYFAIKYKKVEIPKKYFFYESTFEFLQVLVVAVLLFTTVVHTLPKKPENYSKSEYIYADYDFYDKVPSAYQTINKFGMITYFQRDIMNKFKEEPDELSIYEEIHSYGEERIDRIENPFYEGYFEGKNLILIMAESFDTFAIDPALTPNIYAMQQNSWNFTNFYSPLYYRNTADTEFMSQTGFYTSRNSPLTMEAYQDNYFPYTLPRIFSNKVLESGRSYGTYSFHNYTDYFYPRSVFHPKTLGYDEYYGAVDFGMLPEPKGVITNHIWQSDLELMEKSLDILLEKPQPFFSYILTVSGHLDYDSSNPIAKKNLDIIKDIFEQEEMQLPENNEFLYYHAANYELDLAVGYLMDTLENQGLLEDTVIMLFGDHYAYGIDREEIALYDESKSDESSILGDLRFQRVPMMIYHSDLYYKEFDQVFASIDIMPTLANLFDLEVEYELIFGKDIFSNQRRAVYFSNGSILTDDFFFDSENEEYIIYDETSEITLADAEALYGEYLYRQLINESILEIDYFWLQDQLDLD, from the coding sequence ATGAAAAAAACAAAACGTAAATGTTCAATTGTCCTTTATTTGATGATTTTTATTTTTTTAGCATATTTAGAAATGACCATTAAATTATCTGTGACAAGTTTAAAAAGTGAATATATATTTCAGGTGATAGCTTTTACGGCATCTTATAGTTTTTTTGCTTTTCTTTTTGTAAGACTTTTACCAAGAAAGATATTTAAGACTTTTATATTAGTCTCTATTATTTTAATTACTCTTTTATATTTTTCTCAAGATATATATTACCGAATTTTAAGTTCTTTCTTCTCTTTTGATATCGCTGGAGATGCCCATAAAGCGACTGCTTTTACATCGAGGATATTTAAGAATTTAACTTATGTTCATATCATGTATTTAGTACCCATTGCTTTGGTTACTTATTTTGCTATAAAGTATAAGAAAGTTGAAATCCCTAAAAAATATTTCTTTTATGAATCAACATTTGAATTTTTACAAGTATTGGTTGTAGCGGTGCTTTTATTTACAACTGTGGTTCATACACTACCTAAAAAACCTGAGAACTATAGTAAATCTGAATATATATATGCTGATTATGATTTTTATGATAAAGTTCCAAGTGCTTACCAAACCATCAATAAATTTGGTATGATAACTTATTTCCAAAGAGATATAATGAATAAATTTAAAGAAGAACCAGATGAATTATCCATCTATGAAGAAATACATTCTTATGGAGAAGAAAGAATAGATCGTATTGAAAATCCATTCTATGAAGGTTATTTTGAAGGTAAGAATTTAATTTTAATAATGGCTGAGTCATTTGATACTTTTGCTATTGACCCTGCTTTAACACCGAATATATATGCTATGCAACAGAACAGTTGGAATTTCACTAATTTCTATTCGCCTTTATATTATCGGAATACTGCAGATACTGAATTTATGTCTCAAACGGGCTTTTATACCAGTAGAAATTCACCTTTAACCATGGAAGCTTATCAAGACAATTATTTTCCTTACACATTGCCTAGGATTTTTTCTAATAAAGTTTTAGAAAGTGGCAGATCTTATGGAACATATTCATTCCATAATTATACTGATTATTTTTATCCAAGGTCTGTATTCCATCCTAAAACCTTAGGATATGATGAATATTATGGGGCTGTTGATTTCGGTATGTTGCCGGAACCTAAAGGTGTTATTACTAATCACATATGGCAAAGTGATTTAGAGTTAATGGAAAAATCATTAGATATTTTATTAGAGAAACCTCAACCGTTCTTTTCATATATTCTAACTGTTTCGGGACACTTAGATTATGACTCTAGCAATCCTATTGCTAAAAAGAATTTAGATATTATTAAGGATATTTTTGAACAAGAAGAAATGCAGTTACCAGAGAATAATGAGTTCTTATACTATCACGCAGCTAATTATGAACTAGACCTAGCAGTGGGTTATTTAATGGATACTCTAGAAAACCAAGGTCTTTTAGAAGATACTGTGATTATGTTATTTGGGGACCATTATGCTTATGGAATTGATCGTGAAGAAATCGCTTTGTATGATGAATCAAAATCTGATGAATCTTCTATTTTAGGTGACTTAAGATTTCAAAGGGTTCCGATGATGATTTATCATTCTGACTTATATTATAAAGAGTTTGACCAAGTTTTTGCTTCTATCGATATTATGCCAACACTGGCTAATTTATTTGATTTAGAAGTAGAATATGAATTAATTTTTGGGAAAGATATTTTTAGCAATCAAAGAAGGGCTGTATATTTTTCAAATGGTAGTATTTTAACAGATGATTTTTTCTTTGATTCTGAAAATGAAGAATATATCATATATGATGAAACTTCAGAAATTACTTTAGCAGACGCTGAAGCCTTATATGGTGAGTACTTATATAGGCAATTAATCAATGAGTCCATATTGGAGATTGATTATTTCTGGCTTCAAGATCAATTAGATTTAGATTAA